GCTTTCGACATTATAGCCGTGGTCGGACACCAGCCGGTTGAATGCCACATGCTCGCGCGTGTGGTTGATTTCCTGGGTAATGAACACTTTCATCTCGCGCGCAATATCGTCCGGAACATCGTCACGGAACATCCGCATTGTATCGATGAAAAACGCTTCGCCGCGCGGCAGGCTGGCGGAGACGGAATTGTACCAAGCGGTCGCAACCGGGTCGCCCGAATGCCAGTGGCGAGGGGTCTTGTGCTCGCGGTCAAACCGGCGATTGCGGACAATCAGCGCGTGCTCTTCCGGTGTCGAGCTGGAAATTCCGGTAGCGGGCTTGTCAGCCGACTTGTCGAGCGGTTCGGACCGTTCTAGGTCGATAGAGGTCTGCTTGTTCATATTAAGAATCTACTAGGCATAAGTGTTAATGACAACTCGTAAAAGATTAACGCCCGAAGAGTCGCGCAGTTCCGCGCTAGAAGCGGCGCGTGCGTTACTTATTGAAACCGGGCCACAATCGGTAACTCTTAAGGCTGTTTCAGCAAGGGTCGGCCGCACACATGCAAACCTGCTGCACCATTTTGGGTCAGCCTCAGGATTACAAAAAGCGCTCGCCGCGCATTTGGCGACAACTGTGTGCGAAACCATCAAGGATGCGGTGCGCGCAAGCAGAGCCGGGCTGGGCAGTCCGCGCGAAGTGGTCGATCTGGCGTTCGATGCGTTCGACAAAGAAGGGGCAGGGGGCCTCGCCAG
This genomic window from Pontixanthobacter aestiaquae contains:
- a CDS encoding TetR/AcrR family transcriptional regulator, whose amino-acid sequence is MTTRKRLTPEESRSSALEAARALLIETGPQSVTLKAVSARVGRTHANLLHHFGSASGLQKALAAHLATTVCETIKDAVRASRAGLGSPREVVDLAFDAFDKEGAGGLASWMLLTGNEDALDPIIETIHQVVDELAPEEAENHGGVMAMHENTLTLVLLALGDALMGKALARALNLPDSAARDRAEALLTESIEARTAEECCD